A single window of Flavobacterium sp. 140616W15 DNA harbors:
- the serB gene encoding phosphoserine phosphatase SerB: protein MTTEDKEIILLKVSGHDKPGVTAGLTAVLATYDAVILDIGQADIHDTLSLGILFEIQAGSTSGPVLKDLLFKAYELEVKVKFIPISIEDYEKWVKTQSKQRYIVNILGEKLAASQLAAVAKLLSDQNLNIVSIIRLTGRTSVVETEEYPRSCIQLSLTGDVVDKIAMTASFMEISRTLNVDISFQEDNIYRRNRRLVCFDMDSTLIQTEVIDELAELNGVGEQVRAITESAMNGEIDFNESFKQRMALLEGLSEDVLQSVAEKLPITKGAHRLMKALKYYGYKTAILSGGFTYFGEYLQKELGIDYVHANQLEIKDGKLTGKYLGDIVDGQKKAEYLKAIAEKEGIHINQTIAVGDGANDLPMLNLAGLGIAFHAKPTVKENASTSISSLGLDGVLYLLGYHDRYIDMM from the coding sequence ATGACAACAGAAGATAAAGAGATTATTTTATTAAAAGTTTCAGGTCATGATAAACCAGGAGTTACAGCAGGATTAACAGCAGTATTGGCTACTTATGATGCCGTTATTTTAGACATTGGGCAAGCTGATATTCATGATACGCTTTCTCTGGGGATTTTGTTCGAAATCCAAGCCGGTTCAACTTCAGGACCAGTTCTAAAAGACTTATTGTTTAAAGCTTATGAATTAGAAGTAAAGGTAAAGTTTATCCCAATTTCTATTGAAGATTATGAAAAGTGGGTAAAAACACAATCCAAGCAACGTTACATAGTTAATATTCTAGGAGAAAAATTAGCAGCTTCACAATTAGCAGCAGTTGCCAAATTATTATCCGATCAAAATTTAAATATTGTATCTATAATACGATTAACAGGAAGAACATCTGTTGTTGAAACAGAAGAATATCCACGTTCATGCATACAATTATCCCTAACAGGAGATGTTGTAGATAAGATTGCAATGACAGCAAGTTTTATGGAAATTTCCAGAACCCTAAATGTAGATATCTCATTTCAGGAAGATAATATTTATAGAAGAAACCGACGCTTAGTTTGTTTCGATATGGACTCAACACTAATTCAAACGGAAGTAATAGACGAATTGGCAGAGCTGAATGGAGTAGGAGAGCAAGTAAGAGCAATTACAGAATCGGCTATGAATGGCGAAATAGATTTCAACGAAAGTTTCAAACAACGTATGGCATTGTTAGAAGGTTTGAGCGAAGACGTTTTGCAATCGGTTGCTGAAAAGTTACCAATAACCAAAGGAGCACATCGTTTAATGAAAGCCTTAAAATATTACGGATATAAAACCGCTATATTATCGGGAGGATTCACTTATTTTGGAGAATATTTGCAAAAAGAGCTAGGCATCGACTACGTGCATGCCAACCAATTAGAAATTAAAGATGGGAAATTAACTGGTAAATATTTAGGTGACATCGTCGATGGCCAGAAGAAAGCCGAATACTTAAAAGCAATTGCCGAAAAGGAAGGAATTCACATCAATCAAACTATAGCAGTAGGAGATGGGGCCAACGATCTGCCAATGCTAAATTTAGCAGGTCTAGGAATCGCCTTTCACGCAAAACCTACCGTAAAAGAAAATGCATCAACCTCGATTTCAAGTCTAGGACTCGACGGTGTTTTATACCTATTAGGATATCATGACCGATATATCGACATGATGTAG